In Ferribacterium limneticum, a genomic segment contains:
- a CDS encoding adenosylcobinamide-GDP ribazoletransferase, which translates to MIRRELATFFAALGYFTRLPVPGWVGYSADGLARAARYLPLIGLLVGGVGALVFWLASQVWAQPVAVVLSMVATIALTGAFHEDGLADTADGLGGGWDKAKILAIMKDSRVGSYGVITVVLALLGKFALLSTLPAGQVVAALIAGHAVSRFCAVSLMATMDYARDDETSKARPVAARLGLGPLLFALVFAGLPFLLLAPEPALTAVALAALATIWLAAKCRRWLGGYTGDCLGAVQQVAEIAFYLGLAAHF; encoded by the coding sequence ATGATCCGCCGCGAGCTGGCCACCTTCTTCGCCGCCCTCGGCTACTTCACCCGCCTGCCCGTACCGGGCTGGGTAGGGTATTCGGCTGACGGGCTGGCCCGGGCGGCGCGCTACCTGCCGCTGATCGGCCTGCTCGTCGGCGGCGTCGGCGCGCTGGTTTTCTGGCTGGCCAGCCAAGTCTGGGCGCAGCCGGTGGCCGTCGTGCTCAGCATGGTCGCCACCATCGCCCTGACCGGTGCCTTCCATGAGGACGGACTCGCCGACACCGCCGACGGTCTCGGCGGCGGTTGGGACAAGGCAAAAATCCTGGCGATCATGAAGGATTCGCGCGTTGGCAGCTACGGCGTGATCACTGTCGTCCTCGCCCTGCTCGGCAAGTTCGCATTGCTTTCGACGCTGCCGGCTGGGCAGGTGGTGGCGGCGCTGATCGCCGGCCACGCTGTTTCGCGCTTTTGTGCGGTAAGCCTCATGGCGACGATGGACTACGCCCGCGACGACGAGACCAGCAAGGCCCGCCCCGTCGCCGCCCGGCTTGGCCTTGGTCCGCTCCTTTTTGCGCTGGTTTTCGCCGGCCTGCCGTTTCTGCTGTTGGCGCCCGAGCCGGCGCTGACCGCCGTCGCCCTGGCGGCGCTGGCAACGATTTGGCTCGCCGCCAAGTGCCGCCGCTGGCTCGGTGGCTATACCGGCGACTGTCTCGGGGCGGTGCAGCAGGTTGCCGAAATCGCCTTCTACCTCGGCTTGGCTGCGCATTTTTAG
- a CDS encoding DUF938 domain-containing protein: MEKPHAPSTEKNRDPILAVLREVFADRRQVLEIGSGTGQHAIHFCAQLPHLSWQTSDRPEFLPGIRAWLAEATLPNILPPCEFDVLGPWPNGRYDAVYSANTLHIMSWEAVEAFFAGLPTVLKPGGLLFIYGPFMFNGRHTSESNAAFDQSLKEKAPHQGVRDVAAVDALARQSGLELVEQRAMPSNNFVLLWRKGGANE, from the coding sequence ATGGAAAAACCCCACGCACCCTCCACCGAAAAGAACCGCGACCCGATTCTCGCCGTGCTCCGCGAAGTCTTCGCTGACCGCCGGCAGGTTCTGGAAATCGGCAGCGGCACCGGCCAGCACGCCATCCATTTCTGCGCCCAGCTGCCGCACCTCAGCTGGCAAACTTCGGACCGCCCGGAATTCCTGCCCGGCATCCGCGCCTGGCTAGCCGAAGCCACTCTGCCCAATATCCTGCCGCCCTGCGAATTCGACGTCCTCGGCCCATGGCCGAACGGCCGCTACGACGCGGTGTACAGCGCCAACACGCTGCACATCATGTCCTGGGAGGCTGTCGAGGCCTTTTTCGCCGGGCTGCCCACCGTCCTGAAACCGGGCGGCCTGCTCTTCATCTACGGCCCCTTCATGTTCAATGGCCGCCACACCAGCGAAAGCAATGCCGCTTTCGACCAGTCGCTGAAAGAAAAGGCGCCGCATCAGGGCGTGCGCGACGTTGCTGCGGTCGATGCGCTGGCCAGGCAAAGCGGGCTGGAACTGGTCGAGCAACGGGCAATGCCGTCGAATAATTTTGTATTGTTGTGGCGGAAGGGTGGCGCAAATGAGTAA
- a CDS encoding AbiU2 domain-containing protein — MSNSNAHRKEVVEKFCEACIWARTVRNHFSALFEFNQRRLDLLEEVSAFFFHDLNIILIEYILLQLCKLTDPESTKVGKNWLDNLTTNYILTLQWSPETLNALKIKNDELMVFRSKIVDARRKLIAHSDLRMHLESISLGDFSESDEFAFWAALQAFVDLAHSEAIDGPYPIDATMQGGDALSLIHVLKDGVDYEAVVADEEGFLLNRVGKRRYEDA; from the coding sequence ATGAGTAACTCGAATGCTCATCGTAAAGAAGTAGTCGAAAAATTTTGCGAAGCGTGCATTTGGGCTCGTACAGTCAGAAATCACTTTTCTGCATTATTTGAATTTAATCAACGCCGACTGGACCTTTTAGAAGAGGTTTCGGCTTTCTTTTTCCACGATTTGAACATCATTTTGATCGAATACATCTTGCTCCAGTTGTGCAAGTTGACCGATCCAGAGTCAACAAAGGTTGGAAAAAATTGGCTAGATAATCTGACCACCAATTACATTCTGACGCTTCAATGGAGTCCGGAAACCCTGAATGCGCTCAAGATTAAAAACGATGAGCTCATGGTATTTCGGTCAAAAATTGTCGATGCACGGCGAAAATTAATTGCGCATAGCGATCTTCGGATGCACTTGGAAAGTATCAGCTTGGGTGATTTCTCGGAAAGTGATGAGTTTGCATTTTGGGCGGCGCTACAGGCGTTTGTCGATCTCGCGCATTCGGAGGCGATTGATGGCCCATACCCAATTGACGCGACGATGCAAGGCGGAGACGCCTTGAGCTTGATTCATGTGCTGAAAGACGGTGTCGACTACGAAGCTGTTGTGGCAGATGAGGAAGGGTTTTTGTTGAATCGCGTAGGGAAGAGACGTTATGAAGATGCCTAG
- the cobC gene encoding alpha-ribazole phosphatase family protein, giving the protein MRLHLIRHPKPSIEPGICYGQLEISAKIEMAEVARLRAELPHGLPLWSSPLMRCRQLAERLHPQPIIDARLAEMNFGDWEGRPWDDIPRHELDAWAADVAGYAPPGGESPGALQQRALAFVAGLDVPEAVVVTHAGIIRTLLAHWQNLPPARWSELKIGFSTVTSVSLSRDSADLIRLNR; this is encoded by the coding sequence ATGCGCCTCCACCTGATCCGCCACCCAAAGCCGAGCATCGAACCGGGCATTTGCTACGGTCAACTGGAAATTTCGGCCAAAATTGAAATGGCCGAAGTCGCCCGCCTGCGCGCCGAATTGCCACACGGCCTGCCGCTGTGGAGCAGTCCGTTGATGCGTTGCCGGCAACTGGCCGAGCGGCTTCACCCGCAGCCGATCATCGACGCGCGGCTGGCCGAAATGAATTTTGGCGACTGGGAAGGCAGGCCCTGGGATGACATTCCGCGCCACGAGCTTGATGCCTGGGCCGCCGACGTCGCCGGCTACGCGCCGCCCGGCGGCGAGTCGCCGGGCGCCTTGCAACAGCGGGCGCTGGCTTTCGTGGCCGGGCTGGATGTGCCGGAAGCCGTGGTCGTCACCCACGCCGGTATCATCCGCACCTTGCTCGCCCACTGGCAGAACCTGCCGCCAGCGCGCTGGAGCGAGCTGAAAATCGGCTTTTCGACAGTAACGAGCGTGTCCCTCTCGCGCGACAGCGCCGACCTGATTCGCCTGAATCGGTAG
- the msbA gene encoding lipid A export permease/ATP-binding protein MsbA, protein MTQNSSSAYSNSQIYRRLLTWVRPHWRVFALGVLGMVMTAATEPLFPALMKHLLDSGFVAKDETDIILIPAAMIGIFIIRGVSTYASGYSMAWVAAKVVLDLRQAMFRRLLSLPTKFYDDQSTGTLISKVAYDVTNVTQAATGVLTTVIRDTLTILGLLGFLLYLDWKLTMIALTVGPIILGVIKIFSKRLRAASRSGYSAMGLITHILEEAVGAHKVVKIFGGQKYEAARFDGATNVYRRATMREAAAAAATVPLTQVAAATSVAIITYIALRQSAGPNGTTVGEFLSFVTALLMLLAPVKRLTDVSNPLQRGLAAAESVFQVLDELPEDDTGGVELQRASGHLKFDQVNFSYPGTSRPALQDINLDIMPGQTVALVGASGSGKTTMAALIPRFYHLTTGRLLLDGHHVDELKLESLRNNIALVSQDVVLFNDTVRANIAYGFAGQSTEEEIIAAAKAANAWEFIGQMDKGLDTEVGENGVKLSGGQRQRLAIARAFLKNAPILILDEATSALDTESERLIQAALDTLIVGRTTIVIAHRLSTIERADLIVVLEQGRIVERGRHGELLAQDGVYAKLQRLQRESLTGESLIDNAGA, encoded by the coding sequence GTGACGCAAAACTCAAGCTCCGCCTATTCCAACAGCCAGATTTATCGCCGCCTGCTGACCTGGGTTCGGCCGCACTGGCGCGTTTTTGCCCTGGGCGTACTCGGCATGGTGATGACTGCGGCGACCGAGCCGCTGTTCCCGGCGCTCATGAAGCATCTGCTCGACAGCGGCTTCGTTGCCAAGGACGAGACCGACATCATCCTGATTCCCGCTGCAATGATCGGCATTTTCATCATCCGCGGCGTGTCCACTTACGCCAGCGGCTACTCGATGGCCTGGGTCGCCGCCAAGGTCGTGCTCGATCTGCGGCAAGCCATGTTCCGGCGCCTGCTCTCGCTGCCGACCAAGTTCTACGACGACCAGTCCACCGGCACCCTGATTTCCAAGGTGGCCTACGACGTGACCAACGTCACCCAAGCCGCCACCGGTGTGCTCACCACGGTCATCCGCGACACCTTGACCATCCTCGGCCTGCTCGGCTTCCTGCTTTATCTCGACTGGAAACTGACGATGATTGCCCTGACCGTCGGCCCGATCATCCTTGGCGTCATCAAGATTTTCAGCAAACGCCTGCGGGCGGCCAGCCGCTCGGGCTATTCGGCCATGGGCCTGATTACCCATATCCTCGAAGAAGCCGTCGGCGCGCACAAGGTCGTCAAGATTTTCGGTGGCCAGAAATACGAGGCGGCCCGTTTCGACGGGGCGACCAACGTCTACCGCCGCGCCACCATGCGCGAAGCCGCCGCCGCCGCGGCCACCGTGCCGCTGACCCAGGTCGCTGCCGCGACCTCGGTGGCCATCATCACCTACATCGCCTTGCGCCAGTCGGCAGGGCCGAACGGCACCACGGTCGGCGAGTTCCTCTCCTTCGTTACGGCCCTGCTCATGCTGCTCGCCCCGGTCAAACGCCTGACCGACGTCAGCAACCCGCTGCAACGCGGTCTGGCCGCCGCCGAAAGCGTCTTCCAGGTGCTCGACGAATTGCCTGAGGATGACACCGGCGGCGTTGAACTGCAGCGGGCCAGCGGCCACCTCAAATTCGATCAGGTCAATTTCAGCTATCCCGGCACCAGCCGGCCGGCGCTCCAGGACATCAATCTGGACATCATGCCGGGCCAGACGGTGGCGCTGGTCGGCGCTTCGGGCAGCGGCAAGACAACGATGGCGGCGCTGATTCCGCGCTTCTATCACCTGACCACCGGCCGCCTGCTGCTCGATGGCCACCACGTCGACGAACTCAAGCTCGAGAGCCTGCGCAACAACATCGCGCTGGTCAGTCAGGATGTCGTGCTGTTCAACGACACCGTCCGCGCCAACATCGCCTACGGTTTCGCCGGCCAATCCACCGAAGAAGAAATCATTGCCGCCGCCAAGGCCGCCAACGCCTGGGAATTCATCGGCCAGATGGACAAGGGCCTGGATACCGAAGTCGGCGAAAACGGCGTCAAGCTCTCCGGCGGCCAGCGCCAACGCCTCGCCATCGCCCGCGCCTTCCTCAAGAATGCCCCGATCCTGATCCTCGACGAAGCCACCTCGGCCCTCGACACCGAATCCGAACGCCTCATCCAGGCCGCCCTCGACACCCTGATCGTCGGCCGCACCACCATCGTCATCGCCCACCGCCTATCGACCATCGAACGTGCTGACTTGATCGTCGTGCTTGAACAGGGGCGGATCGTCGAACGTGGCCGCCATGGCGAATTGCTGGCGCAGGATGGTGTTTATGCCAAGTTGCAGCGCTTGCAACGCGAATCGCTTACCGGCGAATCGCTGATCGATAACGCAGGCGCTTGA
- a CDS encoding glycosyltransferase family 2 protein — translation MSNTPLPPVTVLLLCYNQQDTISEAIAGALAQDYTNLEIVISDDASKDGTVEQIKACLDGYTGPHRIKLLCNQENLGIGGNIDQAVRQSSGELIFIAGGDDVSLPARVSTVVEFWLAHERKPDLIGAYLFDMDQSGRIQGTIRIGQLEKYRSLDDWSRSPPHVIGAAQAWTRRLFDRFGGMPKGAVGEDMVMAFRAIGLATAITLPVPLVNYRRGGLTSKQKVLDAATVIKGLTRKINSTKTELRCMLDNARELGASPATLAVLDEKLKKELFIESMFASKGLGRKIGLCLEYSMLPADFRLRILTYAAAPWLLAPFFFLKRLRYRSAIRR, via the coding sequence ATGAGCAACACCCCTCTGCCCCCGGTCACCGTGCTACTGCTTTGCTACAACCAGCAGGACACCATAAGCGAAGCAATCGCCGGCGCTCTGGCCCAGGACTACACGAATCTGGAAATCGTCATCTCCGATGACGCCTCAAAAGATGGCACCGTCGAGCAGATCAAGGCATGTCTTGATGGCTATACCGGGCCACATCGCATCAAACTGTTGTGCAACCAGGAAAATCTCGGCATCGGCGGCAACATCGATCAGGCGGTCAGACAGTCCTCAGGTGAATTGATCTTCATCGCCGGCGGCGACGACGTTTCACTACCGGCGCGGGTCAGCACCGTTGTCGAGTTCTGGCTTGCTCACGAGCGCAAGCCCGATTTGATCGGCGCCTATCTGTTCGATATGGATCAGTCAGGCAGGATTCAGGGCACGATCCGGATCGGCCAACTGGAGAAATATCGATCGCTGGATGACTGGAGCCGTTCGCCTCCCCACGTGATCGGCGCGGCGCAGGCATGGACGCGTCGCCTGTTCGACCGTTTTGGCGGCATGCCCAAAGGGGCGGTCGGCGAGGACATGGTGATGGCCTTCCGGGCGATTGGTTTGGCAACGGCCATCACGCTGCCAGTTCCGCTGGTCAATTACCGGCGTGGCGGCCTGACCAGCAAGCAAAAAGTCCTGGACGCTGCCACGGTGATCAAGGGACTGACCCGAAAGATCAACAGTACCAAGACCGAGTTGCGCTGCATGCTGGACAATGCCCGCGAACTCGGCGCCAGCCCGGCTACGCTGGCGGTGCTGGACGAGAAACTCAAAAAAGAACTGTTCATCGAAAGCATGTTTGCAAGCAAAGGCCTGGGCCGGAAAATCGGTCTCTGCCTTGAGTACAGCATGCTTCCCGCCGATTTTCGCCTGCGTATCCTGACCTACGCGGCAGCCCCCTGGTTGCTGGCGCCTTTCTTTTTCCTCAAGCGCCTGCGTTATCGATCAGCGATTCGCCGGTAA
- a CDS encoding glycosyltransferase family 4 protein has protein sequence MTPLPGFNLIFHSIRSGGGMERHVLDLISYAAKQKIPCRIVTRQLEWPGTAPQGVEFVVMPDRTPFSRLNNYLFESRAYGKCCNEWPSIGISRAPGPDLCIVGGTHLGHLLDRGKKRIGFFDRATVTRETALYLQAKRIVSHSAKVAREIVKHYGIDPDKVVTLYPPVDTDKFSLATRNTREQTRQSLGLSSGDLMLLFPSNNHALKGADLILEALEGFDPLVRLVVAGKTPLNAPNVINLGFRDDMPALYAAADAVILASHYEAFGLVGPEAILCGTPAIFSTTVGAAEVLSDHACLRFERNKPALRAALQKALERLDSGTLSLLDNPGQYINYPYSLPQHFDVLFELLAAASSK, from the coding sequence ATGACCCCGTTGCCAGGCTTCAATCTGATTTTCCACTCCATTCGATCCGGCGGCGGCATGGAGCGGCACGTACTCGACCTGATCTCTTATGCCGCAAAACAAAAAATCCCCTGCCGCATCGTTACCCGCCAGCTCGAATGGCCAGGCACCGCCCCGCAAGGGGTCGAATTCGTTGTCATGCCCGACAGGACACCTTTTTCCCGCCTGAACAACTATCTGTTCGAGTCGCGCGCCTATGGCAAGTGCTGCAACGAGTGGCCATCCATCGGCATTTCACGGGCGCCCGGTCCTGACTTGTGCATTGTCGGCGGCACGCATCTTGGTCATTTACTTGATCGTGGCAAAAAAAGGATCGGATTTTTCGATCGCGCCACCGTTACCCGGGAAACCGCGCTCTACCTGCAGGCAAAACGCATCGTTTCCCACTCGGCCAAGGTTGCCAGGGAAATCGTCAAACACTACGGAATAGATCCAGACAAGGTTGTCACGCTTTACCCGCCAGTGGATACCGACAAGTTCTCGCTCGCCACAAGGAATACCCGGGAACAAACGAGACAGTCGCTCGGCCTGTCTTCCGGCGATTTGATGCTGCTCTTCCCGTCCAATAACCACGCCCTCAAGGGAGCAGACCTGATTCTCGAGGCACTGGAGGGTTTCGACCCGCTGGTTCGCCTCGTGGTGGCCGGAAAAACACCGCTGAATGCGCCCAATGTCATCAACCTCGGCTTTCGCGACGACATGCCTGCGCTTTACGCCGCCGCCGATGCCGTCATTCTCGCGTCGCATTACGAAGCCTTCGGTCTAGTCGGTCCGGAGGCCATCCTGTGCGGAACGCCGGCTATTTTTTCCACGACGGTCGGCGCCGCCGAAGTCCTCTCTGACCACGCCTGCCTGCGTTTCGAGCGCAATAAGCCGGCGCTGCGTGCCGCCCTGCAAAAAGCACTGGAACGACTGGACTCCGGCACACTGAGTCTTCTCGACAACCCCGGCCAGTACATCAACTATCCCTATTCACTGCCGCAGCACTTCGATGTCCTGTTCGAACTGCTGGCAGCCGCCTCGTCAAAATGA
- the rfaQ gene encoding putative lipopolysaccharide heptosyltransferase III, whose translation MQNHGDVLLTTPIFSALKQQFPEVEVDALVFAETVPMLVANPDLTKVWALPRGKQVGRGLRRVNAFIQLMLGIRRRRYDWVLHLNDQWPGALAAAVSGASLRFGYEMEKRDFWLWRKIFPVRIVPTFAGHMVEKNLAVLEALGVPVDPLCAPCTMGFSGQDAELVNRKLAEAGVTGKYVLVHPTSRWFFKCWEDDRFAEVISALAGSGWQVVLTSAPDQREVDLVDGLLRRGSHPGVVSLAGQLTLPQLAAAISGATLFIGVDSVPMHMAAALGVPLVALFGPTHVHIWRPWSDRAEVIHAADYGSLIAPNDVDTSTSERYLSNIPVQPVLDAVWRQLARFAEEKQVADVA comes from the coding sequence TTGCAGAATCATGGCGATGTGCTGCTGACGACACCGATTTTCTCAGCCCTCAAGCAACAATTTCCAGAGGTGGAGGTTGATGCGCTGGTCTTTGCCGAAACGGTTCCAATGCTTGTCGCGAATCCGGATCTGACGAAGGTGTGGGCGTTGCCGCGTGGCAAGCAGGTTGGCCGGGGACTGCGTCGGGTCAATGCATTCATTCAATTGATGCTGGGTATTCGTCGTCGTCGCTACGATTGGGTCTTGCATCTCAATGACCAGTGGCCGGGAGCCCTTGCCGCCGCCGTCAGTGGCGCTTCGCTACGGTTCGGCTACGAGATGGAGAAGCGGGATTTCTGGCTGTGGCGAAAGATATTTCCGGTGCGTATCGTGCCGACTTTTGCCGGTCACATGGTCGAAAAAAACCTGGCTGTACTGGAGGCGCTTGGCGTGCCTGTCGATCCTTTGTGCGCGCCGTGCACCATGGGCTTCTCCGGGCAGGATGCCGAACTGGTAAACAGGAAACTCGCCGAAGCGGGGGTGACAGGAAAATATGTTCTGGTTCACCCGACCTCGCGTTGGTTCTTCAAATGCTGGGAAGACGACCGTTTTGCCGAGGTGATTTCGGCGCTTGCCGGTTCCGGTTGGCAGGTGGTGTTGACCTCGGCGCCAGATCAGCGTGAAGTTGACCTCGTCGATGGCCTGCTGCGTCGGGGGAGCCACCCCGGAGTGGTGTCGTTGGCCGGCCAGCTTACGCTGCCGCAACTGGCTGCAGCAATTTCCGGGGCGACATTGTTCATCGGCGTCGATTCCGTGCCCATGCATATGGCGGCGGCGCTTGGCGTGCCGCTCGTTGCCCTGTTCGGGCCGACGCATGTCCACATCTGGCGACCCTGGAGTGATCGTGCCGAGGTGATTCATGCGGCCGACTACGGCTCCTTGATTGCTCCGAATGACGTAGATACATCGACATCCGAGCGTTACCTTTCGAATATTCCCGTGCAGCCCGTGCTCGACGCCGTGTGGCGGCAATTGGCGCGTTTCGCCGAGGAGAAGCAGGTGGCCGATGTTGCCTGA
- a CDS encoding O-antigen ligase family protein: MLPDRSWQGLWRLVALGILLCYPIMVVKWIPFGGGARYLNVLAAPVCLILLWQAPRDEVRGLLISAVRWGIPFLPFVLIWTFAQLWHDYDPLDLNPPMRLLWCALLFLGARLAGVSYRHLAIVAGLGAVVYCSVALVEVYGLGRKRAWGGTYENRFGQFSIWVASLCFLHVFLEKAKGESRSLSALLLLAGMLGCISTWLSGSRGALLALLVLIAIALFSSTNRRRGLLFAIALTSVVLAFCLLDAPTYQRLELTLGQTKDYFSEAEFSPTSVGIRLELYRIAFLTFLDHPVIGPGYTSLEQLYETHPALGVARPEMLEIPGFHNDWSETIGIGGGLLLVSLFGTCLWMARSARRNVYQLAFLGFAVIFSFSEIFFTNKMGLSLLMASWALYAAAEQNQEQSA, encoded by the coding sequence ATGTTGCCTGATCGTTCCTGGCAGGGCCTTTGGCGCCTTGTGGCGCTGGGAATATTGCTTTGTTATCCGATCATGGTCGTCAAGTGGATCCCGTTTGGCGGCGGGGCGCGTTACTTGAATGTGCTGGCGGCGCCGGTCTGCCTGATATTGTTGTGGCAGGCACCGCGCGACGAGGTCCGGGGGCTGTTGATATCAGCAGTACGCTGGGGGATACCTTTCCTGCCCTTTGTCCTGATTTGGACTTTTGCTCAGCTATGGCATGACTACGATCCACTGGACCTTAATCCTCCGATGCGCCTGCTCTGGTGTGCACTGCTGTTTCTCGGAGCTCGTCTGGCCGGGGTCAGTTATCGTCACCTTGCCATCGTTGCTGGGCTTGGCGCGGTCGTTTATTGCAGTGTTGCACTGGTGGAGGTCTACGGCCTTGGCCGGAAACGGGCATGGGGAGGGACCTATGAAAATCGATTCGGGCAATTCTCGATCTGGGTCGCTTCGCTCTGTTTTCTTCACGTATTTCTGGAAAAAGCAAAAGGTGAATCACGTTCGTTGAGTGCCCTGCTACTGCTGGCTGGCATGCTCGGGTGTATTTCCACATGGCTTAGCGGATCGCGAGGAGCCTTGTTGGCCTTGTTGGTGTTGATTGCCATTGCATTGTTCAGCTCCACTAACCGTAGGCGAGGCTTGCTGTTTGCAATAGCGCTGACGTCAGTCGTGCTTGCTTTCTGTCTGCTTGATGCTCCGACGTACCAGCGGCTTGAATTGACATTAGGACAGACGAAGGACTATTTCAGCGAAGCAGAGTTCTCGCCGACATCCGTCGGTATTCGGCTTGAGTTGTACCGTATTGCTTTTTTAACCTTCCTTGACCATCCGGTGATCGGTCCCGGTTATACCTCGCTCGAGCAGTTGTATGAGACGCATCCAGCTTTAGGTGTTGCACGCCCGGAGATGTTGGAGATTCCTGGTTTTCACAACGACTGGTCGGAGACGATTGGCATCGGTGGTGGTCTGCTGTTGGTTTCACTCTTTGGCACATGTCTCTGGATGGCTCGGTCTGCACGCAGGAATGTCTACCAACTGGCGTTTCTTGGATTCGCGGTGATATTTAGCTTCAGCGAAATATTCTTTACCAACAAAATGGGTTTGAGTTTGTTGATGGCAAGTTGGGCACTCTATGCGGCTGCCGAGCAGAATCAAGAGCAAAGTGCATGA
- a CDS encoding CatB-related O-acetyltransferase, whose product MKIIKKFLFRQAERRLKRIPPLFRGQARFDLHYPRKYSFGVGSYGLPKVHDWDEGATLSIGAYCSIAMNVQIFLGGHHHGEWATTYPFSTMLPDVEGIPPASFSRGDVVIGNDVWLCSGCMVLSGVTIGDGAIVSAGAIVTRNVEPYSIVAGNPARHVRWRFDESTRAALCNMAWWSWKPEEIARIAHILCCDNIDALIDYARQR is encoded by the coding sequence ATGAAAATAATCAAGAAATTTCTTTTCCGGCAAGCAGAGCGGCGCCTAAAAAGAATACCGCCACTGTTTCGCGGACAGGCTAGGTTTGATCTGCATTACCCTAGAAAATATTCGTTCGGGGTCGGCAGCTACGGTTTGCCCAAAGTTCATGACTGGGATGAGGGCGCGACCTTGAGTATTGGCGCGTACTGTTCCATCGCAATGAATGTCCAGATTTTCCTCGGCGGTCATCATCATGGTGAATGGGCGACCACCTATCCGTTTTCAACGATGTTGCCTGATGTCGAGGGTATTCCCCCGGCCAGTTTCAGTCGTGGTGATGTCGTGATCGGCAACGATGTCTGGCTTTGTTCCGGTTGCATGGTGCTTTCCGGCGTGACGATTGGCGATGGCGCGATTGTGTCTGCCGGTGCGATTGTGACCCGGAATGTCGAGCCTTACTCGATTGTCGCAGGTAACCCGGCACGCCATGTTCGCTGGCGATTCGATGAGTCGACACGCGCTGCGCTGTGCAATATGGCCTGGTGGTCATGGAAGCCGGAAGAGATTGCCAGAATAGCTCATATTTTATGTTGCGATAATATCGACGCGCTAATCGATTATGCCCGTCAGCGATAA
- a CDS encoding class I SAM-dependent methyltransferase: MNVSTKHLDLGCGLNPFNPYSQDLLYGCDIRDIGDELINFNYEKVNLVVAKIPFPDHFFDSISAMDFLEHIPRQIVLPNGEMCNPFVNLMSEIHRVLKPGGLFFALTPCYPHPSAFVDPTHVNVITEDTYSYFIGDNPIASMYGFTGRFGVKRVFWEMPKNVKQASVSKFRKWYRRFQQVWFRDGLSHQCWEFVAR; this comes from the coding sequence ATGAACGTTTCAACGAAACATCTCGATTTGGGTTGCGGGTTGAATCCATTTAACCCTTATTCGCAGGATTTACTCTATGGTTGTGATATCAGGGATATCGGTGATGAATTGATTAATTTCAATTATGAAAAAGTAAATCTTGTTGTTGCCAAGATTCCGTTTCCTGATCATTTTTTTGATTCTATTTCAGCCATGGACTTTCTGGAACACATTCCTCGGCAAATAGTTTTACCCAACGGTGAGATGTGTAACCCTTTCGTCAATCTAATGTCGGAAATTCATCGGGTTCTGAAACCAGGCGGTTTGTTTTTTGCGCTGACGCCTTGTTATCCACACCCCTCGGCATTTGTTGATCCAACGCATGTAAATGTAATAACTGAAGATACTTATTCTTATTTTATTGGCGATAATCCCATCGCATCCATGTACGGGTTTACGGGGCGATTCGGTGTAAAGAGAGTTTTCTGGGAAATGCCCAAGAATGTGAAACAAGCCAGTGTTTCTAAATTCAGGAAGTGGTATAGGCGTTTTCAACAAGTATGGTTCAGAGATGGATTGTCCCACCAGTGTTGGGAGTTTGTTGCGCGATAA